One Edaphobacter lichenicola DNA window includes the following coding sequences:
- a CDS encoding sigma-54-dependent transcriptional regulator, with protein MGMGRESVLNSVSNIDAAEVAAVRTVVLASADAGLRQRLRASLTGLRWQVREASGGAEAMAQLEDARSEALLVDSWLPDLEVGEFASVIRMMYPAMELLRVDGGVDGGARSPRRNELLHALREAQNAPVNDTAAWAAAPVSVPVATPAPATAASGAGARVPIRMPSPVRKDVDQDEAREREEQVRLESTRQALAVLLGREETTRPAAKNEPMLPEMIGASEPMRELTRLIRLVAPRSTTVLVEGETGTGKEVVARALHRLSERAGKPFAVLNCAAIPEALLEAELFGHTRGAFTGAVQSRTGRIEAAHGGTLFLDEIGEMPMALQAKMLRFLECGELQRVGDNETMRVDVRVIAATHQPLEKLATSTGAERTFRLDLYHRLAVFPVEVPALRDRMDDLGLLAEHILEQMGQEMPRKRLTTEAEAKLYEHSWPGNVRELMHVLERGAILAGEKMEIGEEEIRFRRATRS; from the coding sequence ATGGGCATGGGACGGGAGTCGGTGTTGAACTCGGTGTCAAACATAGATGCAGCCGAGGTGGCTGCTGTGCGGACGGTGGTATTGGCCAGTGCTGATGCGGGGTTGCGACAGCGACTGCGTGCCTCTCTTACGGGGCTGCGTTGGCAGGTTCGCGAGGCCAGTGGAGGAGCCGAGGCGATGGCGCAGCTCGAGGACGCGCGGTCGGAGGCGCTGCTGGTGGATAGCTGGCTGCCGGATCTTGAGGTGGGTGAGTTCGCGAGCGTGATCCGGATGATGTATCCAGCGATGGAGCTGCTCCGGGTGGATGGTGGTGTGGATGGTGGAGCGCGGAGTCCACGGCGTAATGAGTTGCTGCATGCGTTACGAGAGGCCCAGAACGCTCCGGTGAACGATACGGCGGCGTGGGCCGCGGCTCCGGTTTCAGTGCCTGTGGCGACACCGGCTCCGGCAACTGCTGCCTCTGGTGCGGGAGCGAGGGTGCCGATTCGGATGCCGTCTCCAGTACGAAAAGATGTGGACCAGGACGAGGCGCGGGAGAGAGAAGAGCAGGTTCGTCTGGAGTCGACGCGGCAGGCGCTTGCCGTTCTGCTGGGCAGGGAGGAGACAACGCGGCCCGCGGCGAAGAACGAGCCGATGTTGCCGGAGATGATTGGCGCGAGTGAACCGATGCGCGAACTGACGCGTTTGATTCGGCTGGTAGCTCCGCGGTCAACGACTGTGCTGGTTGAAGGGGAGACGGGGACCGGAAAAGAGGTTGTGGCGCGGGCCTTGCATCGGTTGAGTGAGCGGGCGGGGAAGCCGTTTGCGGTGTTGAACTGCGCGGCGATTCCTGAGGCTCTGCTGGAGGCTGAACTGTTTGGGCATACGCGCGGAGCCTTTACTGGCGCGGTGCAGTCACGAACCGGACGGATCGAAGCGGCGCATGGTGGGACGCTCTTTCTGGATGAGATTGGGGAGATGCCGATGGCGCTGCAGGCGAAGATGCTGCGGTTTCTGGAGTGCGGCGAGTTGCAGCGGGTGGGCGATAACGAGACGATGCGCGTGGATGTGCGTGTGATCGCCGCGACGCATCAACCGTTGGAGAAGCTGGCTACGAGCACTGGCGCGGAGAGGACGTTTCGATTGGATCTCTACCATCGGCTAGCCGTCTTTCCGGTGGAGGTGCCGGCGCTGCGGGATCGGATGGACGATCTTGGGCTGCTGGCGGAGCACATTCTGGAGCAGATGGGGCAGGAGATGCCACGCAAGCGGTTGACAACCGAAGCGGAGGCGAAGCTGTACGAACACAGCTGGCCGGGCAATGTGCGAGAGCTGATGCATGTATTGGAACGCGGCGCGATTCTGGCAGGGGAGAAGATGGAGATTGGCGAGGAGGAGATTCGCTTCCGGCGGGCTACCCGGAGTTAG
- the flgB gene encoding flagellar basal body rod protein FlgB: MQTTTAMSDALGRYLDLTSQQMQVTARNMANVDTPGFKTQGFDFEEVFAQQLNDGAGAAGLEGVLAPMQDVDGLVARPDGNNVSIDREGLQLAKAQMQFKLGTQLLKGEFATVMSAIHMDSK; encoded by the coding sequence ATGCAGACGACGACAGCGATGAGCGATGCTTTGGGACGGTATCTGGATCTGACCAGTCAGCAGATGCAGGTGACTGCCAGGAATATGGCGAATGTGGATACGCCTGGGTTCAAGACGCAGGGGTTCGATTTCGAAGAGGTGTTTGCGCAGCAGCTGAACGATGGCGCGGGCGCGGCGGGTCTTGAAGGGGTTCTGGCTCCGATGCAGGATGTCGATGGACTGGTGGCCCGGCCGGATGGCAATAACGTATCGATCGACCGCGAAGGCTTGCAACTGGCTAAGGCACAGATGCAGTTCAAGCTGGGCACGCAGCTTTTGAAGGGCGAGTTCGCAACGGTGATGAGTGCAATTCATATGGATTCGAAATAG
- the flgC gene encoding flagellar basal body rod protein FlgC translates to MNIFGVMDVSGSALKAERVRAEVVASNMANAETTRTPEGGPYQRHHVVFEAQNGGTFQDSMVNQLNGGSSISTGSGFKNIYTGGISGGLSGDLTAANPTPGGVEVTGVIADASKPLQRYDPSHPDAGADGFVAYPDINPLTEMVDLMGATRSYGMNASAITAEKSIFNSSLDLLK, encoded by the coding sequence ATGAATATCTTCGGAGTGATGGATGTGAGTGGTTCGGCGCTGAAGGCCGAGCGAGTGCGGGCTGAGGTGGTGGCTTCGAATATGGCCAACGCCGAGACAACACGGACACCTGAGGGCGGCCCGTATCAGCGGCACCATGTGGTGTTTGAAGCTCAGAATGGCGGCACGTTTCAGGACTCGATGGTGAATCAGTTGAATGGCGGATCGAGCATTAGTACGGGGAGCGGCTTCAAGAATATCTACACCGGTGGGATCAGCGGTGGGTTGAGCGGTGATCTGACGGCTGCCAATCCGACGCCGGGCGGAGTTGAGGTGACTGGTGTGATTGCAGATGCAAGCAAGCCATTGCAACGGTATGACCCCTCGCATCCGGATGCGGGGGCGGATGGATTCGTGGCGTATCCGGATATTAATCCCCTGACGGAGATGGTGGATCTGATGGGGGCGACGCGATCGTATGGGATGAATGCGTCAGCCATTACGGCGGAGAAGAGCATCTTCAACTCTTCGCTTGATCTTTTGAAGTAG
- the fliE gene encoding flagellar hook-basal body complex protein FliE, with protein MPVGSGVMSGVGIGGLDDGFLSDAGVAALNAGGAGSVPFAGVLQSMVKETTKLDQKASEAVTGLLNGSGVEVHDAMIATQKANMAFELALQVRNKAVGAYQQMMGMQF; from the coding sequence TTGCCTGTTGGTTCCGGAGTGATGAGCGGAGTAGGGATTGGAGGCCTCGATGATGGCTTCCTGAGTGACGCTGGGGTTGCGGCGTTGAACGCAGGGGGCGCGGGGAGCGTGCCGTTTGCGGGGGTGTTGCAGTCGATGGTGAAGGAGACGACGAAGCTCGATCAGAAGGCGTCTGAGGCCGTGACCGGGTTGTTGAATGGCTCGGGTGTCGAGGTTCACGACGCAATGATTGCGACGCAGAAGGCGAATATGGCGTTCGAGCTGGCGCTGCAGGTGCGGAACAAGGCAGTAGGCGCCTATCAACAGATGATGGGCATGCAGTTTTAA